One genomic segment of Chelonia mydas isolate rCheMyd1 chromosome 1, rCheMyd1.pri.v2, whole genome shotgun sequence includes these proteins:
- the RPL18A gene encoding 60S ribosomal protein L18a: MKASGTLREYKVVGRCLPTPKCPTPPLYRMRIFAPNHVVAKSRFWYFVSQLKKMKKSSGEIVYCGQVFEKSPLRVKNFGIWLRYDSRSGTHNMYREYRDLTTAGAVTQCYRDMGARHRARAHSIQIMKVEEIAASKCRRPAVKQFHDSKIKFPLPHRVLRRQHKPRFTTKRPNTFF; encoded by the exons ATGAAGGCGTCGGGCACC CTGAGGGAGTACAAAGTTGTTGGGCGATGCCTTCCTACTCCTAAATGTCCGACACCACCCCTCTATCGGATGCGTATCTTTGCTCCTAATCATGTTGTTGCCAAGTCCCGTTTCTGGTACTTTGTGTCTCAGCTGAAGAAGATGAAAAAGTCTTCTGGAGAAATTGTGTACTGTGGACAG GTATTTGAAAAGTCCCCTTTGCGGGTGAAAAACTTTGGTATCTGGCTACGCTATGATTCTCGTAGTGGAACCCACAACATGTACAGGGAATACAGGGACCTGACAACTGCTGGTGCTGTTACACAGTGCT ACCGTGATATGGGTGCCCGCCATCGTGCTCGTGCTCACTCTATTCAGATCATGAAGGTTGAGGAGATTGCTGCTAGCAAGTGCCGTAGACCTGCAGTCAAGCAGTTCCAT GATTCAAAAATCAAGTTCCCTCTGCCACACAGAGTTCTGCGTCGTCAGCACAAACCACGTTTCACCACCAAGAGACCAAATACATTCTTCTAA